From Streptomyces zhihengii, the proteins below share one genomic window:
- a CDS encoding TAXI family TRAP transporter solute-binding subunit, whose protein sequence is MFPGTLRTSRRRALAAAAALLVVLGLLAWWLVPFGRTSPSGELTFSTGSRSGVYQRYGVLLEKALAESMPDVDIELRTSEGSQQNLARLAAGEADFTIATADAVATYKRDGLPGAERLRGCARLYDDYVHLIVPRSSPVKSVADLRGKVVGVGQPGSGVRLVADRLMTAAGLDPRHDITPVPAGIDSMPGRLESGGLDAFFWSGGLPTNTVRELSERFEIRLVPLEPELVGKLHATGGSTSYYRSAVMPADAYLKAQGGVPVPTVAVANLLVTTDRADPALTEGFTRAVIDSRDRIGKTVHPAQLVDLRTAVYTEPLPLHEGARRYYRSAKP, encoded by the coding sequence ATGTTCCCGGGCACCTTGCGCACCAGCCGCCGCCGGGCCCTCGCGGCCGCGGCGGCCCTCCTGGTCGTCCTGGGGCTGCTGGCATGGTGGCTGGTTCCGTTCGGCCGCACCTCGCCCAGCGGGGAGCTGACCTTCAGCACGGGATCGCGCAGCGGCGTCTACCAGCGGTACGGGGTGCTGCTGGAGAAGGCGCTCGCCGAGAGCATGCCCGACGTCGACATAGAGCTGCGGACGAGCGAGGGATCGCAGCAGAACCTCGCGCGCCTGGCCGCCGGTGAGGCGGACTTCACCATCGCCACCGCGGACGCCGTCGCCACCTACAAGCGGGACGGACTGCCGGGCGCGGAGCGGCTGCGCGGCTGCGCCCGGCTCTACGACGACTACGTCCACCTCATCGTGCCCCGGAGCTCGCCGGTGAAGTCGGTGGCCGACCTGCGCGGCAAGGTGGTGGGCGTCGGCCAGCCCGGATCGGGTGTCCGGCTGGTCGCCGACCGGCTGATGACGGCAGCGGGGCTCGACCCGCGGCACGACATCACCCCCGTCCCCGCGGGCATCGACTCGATGCCGGGACGGCTGGAGAGCGGCGGTCTCGACGCCTTCTTCTGGTCCGGCGGCCTGCCCACCAACACGGTGCGCGAGCTCTCGGAGCGGTTCGAGATCCGGCTGGTCCCGCTGGAGCCCGAGCTCGTCGGCAAGCTGCACGCCACCGGCGGCTCCACCAGCTACTACCGCTCCGCGGTGATGCCGGCCGACGCCTACCTCAAGGCGCAGGGCGGTGTGCCGGTGCCGACGGTGGCCGTCGCCAATCTGCTGGTCACCACCGACCGCGCCGATCCCGCGCTGACCGAGGGCTTCACCCGGGCCGTGATCGACAGCCGCGACCGGATCGGCAAGACGGTGCACCCCGCCCAGCTCGTGGACCTGCGCACGGCCGTCTACACCGAGCCGCTCCCGCTGCACGAGGGCGCGCGCCGCTACTACCGCTCCGCGAAGCCCTGA
- a CDS encoding sensor histidine kinase, whose product MRTRLLPLLIVLMAGVLLALGFPLAVSLAAAQQQQVVVDRIDDTVRFAALAQFVTDGPDGSDERRATLQEQLDRYHDIYGIRAGVFYRERNSMARAPLEWSIPSEGEGLAAFEEALTGRRSEDPPQVWPWQGNRRLVVASPVVRDGDVVAVVFTDSPTGQLRSEVLRGWLLIAAGEAAAMLVAVGAAFRLTGWVLKPVRVLDAATHDIATGRMNSRVAAAGGPPELRRLARSFNEMADNVEEVLEQQRAFVADASHQLRNPLAALLLRIELLALELPEGNAEIASVRTEGKRLAQVLDDLLDLALAEHASADLRLTDIGALAAERVGAWRPLAEEKGVRLTGDTGAVTAWADPIALSSALDAVIDNALKFTPRGETVTVEAGASGDTACVVVADHGPGLTDDELARIGDRFWRSGRHQNVRGSGLGLSISRALLTAGGGSIGYAANEPHGLKVTVTVPRNPGT is encoded by the coding sequence GTGCGTACCCGCCTCCTCCCGCTCCTCATCGTCCTGATGGCCGGTGTGCTGCTCGCGCTCGGCTTCCCCCTCGCGGTGAGCCTCGCGGCCGCTCAGCAGCAGCAGGTCGTGGTGGACCGCATCGACGACACCGTGCGGTTCGCCGCGCTGGCCCAGTTCGTCACGGACGGTCCGGACGGCAGCGACGAGCGGCGCGCCACGCTCCAGGAGCAGCTCGACCGCTACCACGACATCTACGGGATCCGGGCGGGCGTCTTCTACCGGGAGCGCAACTCCATGGCGCGCGCCCCGCTGGAGTGGAGCATCCCCTCGGAGGGCGAGGGGCTCGCGGCGTTCGAAGAGGCGCTCACCGGCCGCCGCAGCGAGGACCCGCCGCAGGTCTGGCCCTGGCAGGGCAACCGCCGTCTGGTCGTCGCCTCGCCCGTGGTGCGCGACGGGGACGTCGTCGCGGTCGTCTTCACCGACTCGCCCACCGGGCAGCTCCGCTCGGAGGTGCTGCGGGGCTGGCTGCTGATCGCGGCCGGCGAGGCCGCGGCCATGCTGGTCGCCGTCGGGGCGGCGTTCCGCCTCACCGGCTGGGTGCTCAAGCCGGTGCGCGTCCTCGACGCGGCCACCCACGACATCGCCACGGGCCGGATGAACTCCCGGGTCGCCGCGGCCGGCGGCCCGCCCGAACTGCGCCGTCTGGCCCGCTCGTTCAACGAGATGGCCGACAACGTCGAAGAGGTGCTGGAGCAGCAGCGGGCCTTCGTCGCCGACGCCTCCCACCAACTGCGCAACCCGCTGGCCGCGCTGCTGCTGCGGATCGAGCTGCTCGCGCTCGAACTGCCCGAGGGCAACGCGGAGATCGCCTCGGTGCGCACCGAGGGCAAGCGCCTCGCCCAGGTCCTCGACGACCTGCTCGACCTGGCGCTCGCGGAGCACGCCTCCGCCGATCTGCGGCTGACGGACATCGGCGCGCTCGCCGCCGAGCGGGTCGGCGCCTGGCGGCCGCTGGCCGAGGAGAAGGGGGTGCGGCTCACCGGCGACACCGGTGCGGTGACCGCCTGGGCGGACCCCATCGCGCTCTCCAGCGCGCTGGACGCGGTGATCGACAACGCGCTCAAGTTCACCCCGCGCGGCGAGACGGTCACCGTCGAGGCGGGGGCGTCCGGCGACACCGCCTGCGTCGTCGTCGCCGACCACGGGCCCGGCCTCACCGACGACGAGCTGGCCCGCATCGGCGACCGCTTCTGGCGCAGCGGGCGCCATCAGAACGTCAGGGGGTCGGGGCTCGGGCTGTCGATCTCCCGGGCCCTGCTCACGGCCGGCGGCGGATCGATCGGCTACGCCGCCAACGAGCCGCACGGGCTGAAGGTGACCGTCACGGTGCCCCGCAACCCCGGCACCTGA
- a CDS encoding response regulator transcription factor, with the protein MRLLLVEDDDHVAAALSAVLAKHGFQVVHARNGEEALRAVLPDTHPDKPPFGVVLLDLGLPDQDGYQVCGKLRTLTSTPVIMVTARSDVRSRIHGLNLGADDYVVKPYDTGELLARIHAVSRRTGAPEDSAQGGAGDDALRFGAVVIELSTRQVTVDGSAVQLTRKEFDLLALLAQRPGVVFRREQIISEVWRTSWEGTGRTLEVHVASLRSKLRMPALIETVRGVGYRLVAPGAA; encoded by the coding sequence ATGAGGCTGCTCCTCGTCGAGGACGACGACCACGTCGCCGCCGCCCTGTCCGCGGTGCTGGCCAAGCACGGCTTCCAGGTCGTCCACGCCCGCAACGGCGAGGAGGCGCTGCGCGCCGTGCTGCCGGACACCCACCCCGACAAGCCGCCCTTCGGCGTGGTCCTGCTCGACCTCGGGCTGCCCGACCAGGACGGCTACCAGGTCTGCGGCAAGCTGCGCACGCTGACCTCGACCCCCGTGATCATGGTCACCGCGCGTTCCGACGTGCGCTCGCGCATCCACGGTCTCAACCTCGGCGCCGACGACTACGTGGTGAAGCCGTACGACACCGGTGAGTTGCTGGCCCGGATCCACGCCGTCAGCCGGCGCACCGGAGCGCCGGAGGACAGCGCGCAGGGCGGCGCGGGCGACGACGCCCTGCGGTTCGGCGCGGTGGTGATCGAACTGTCCACCCGGCAGGTCACCGTCGACGGCTCCGCCGTGCAGCTCACCCGCAAGGAGTTCGACCTGCTGGCCCTGCTGGCGCAGCGGCCGGGCGTGGTCTTCCGGCGCGAGCAGATCATCAGCGAGGTCTGGCGCACGAGCTGGGAGGGCACCGGCCGCACCCTGGAGGTGCACGTGGCCTCCCTGCGCTCCAAGCTCCGCATGCCGGCGCTGATCGAGACGGTGCGCGGCGTGGGCTACCGGCTCGTCGCGCCCGGCGCGGCATAA
- a CDS encoding amino acid ABC transporter ATP-binding protein: MSEVSVTKDAEGAQPPAGDLVVLSNVNKHFGALHVLQDIDLTITRGEVVVVIGPSGSGKSTLCRTINRLETIDSGEITIDGKPLPQEGKELAGLRADVGMVFQSFNLFSHKTVLENVTLGQVKVRKADKKAAETKARQLLDRVGVGAQAEKYPAQLSGGQQQRVAIARALAMDPKVMLFDEPTSALDPEMINEVLEVMQQLARDGMTMVVVTHEMGFARSAANRVVFMADGKIVEEAQPEEFFSNPRSDRAKDFLSKILHH, from the coding sequence ATGAGCGAAGTGTCAGTGACCAAGGACGCCGAGGGAGCGCAGCCCCCGGCCGGCGACCTGGTCGTGCTGAGCAACGTGAACAAGCACTTCGGCGCGCTGCACGTGCTCCAGGACATCGACCTGACCATCACCCGCGGCGAGGTCGTCGTGGTGATCGGGCCGTCGGGTTCCGGCAAGTCCACGCTGTGCCGCACCATCAACCGCCTGGAGACGATCGACTCCGGCGAGATCACGATCGACGGCAAGCCGCTGCCCCAGGAGGGCAAGGAGCTCGCCGGCCTGCGTGCCGACGTGGGCATGGTGTTCCAGTCGTTCAACCTGTTCTCCCACAAGACCGTGCTGGAGAACGTGACGCTGGGGCAGGTCAAGGTCCGCAAGGCGGACAAGAAGGCGGCCGAGACCAAGGCCCGGCAGCTCCTGGACCGGGTGGGTGTGGGGGCGCAGGCGGAGAAGTACCCGGCGCAGCTCTCGGGCGGTCAGCAGCAGCGCGTGGCGATCGCGCGGGCGCTGGCGATGGACCCGAAGGTCATGCTCTTCGACGAGCCGACCTCGGCCCTCGACCCCGAGATGATCAACGAGGTCCTCGAGGTCATGCAGCAGCTCGCCCGGGACGGGATGACGATGGTGGTCGTCACCCACGAGATGGGCTTCGCCCGCTCCGCCGCCAACCGGGTCGTCTTCATGGCCGACGGCAAGATCGTCGAAGAGGCGCAGCCCGAGGAGTTCTTCAGCAACCCGCGCAGCGACCGTGCCAAGGACTTCCTGTCGAAGATCCTTCACCACTGA
- a CDS encoding glutamate ABC transporter substrate-binding protein — MKLRKVTAASAAVLAITLTATACGGGEKDSADTGSSGGGEKVTIGIKIDQPGLGLKTPDGSYSGFDVDVAKYVAKELGYDEKNIEFKETKSADRETALSRGDVDFIAATYSITDERKQKVDFAGPYLLAHQDLLIRADEDVKDGEDLNGKKLCSVTGSTSAQNVKKDFAPKAQLKQVGTYSECLAALQSGAVDALTTDDSILAGYASQDQYKGKFKLAGLKLSNENYGIGVKKGDQEMVDKINAALEKMVQDKSWDKAVQANFGPANYQNEPAPKIGNIVQ, encoded by the coding sequence ATGAAGCTTCGCAAGGTCACCGCCGCCTCGGCCGCCGTGCTCGCGATCACCCTGACGGCCACCGCCTGCGGCGGCGGCGAGAAGGACAGCGCCGACACCGGCTCGTCCGGCGGCGGCGAGAAGGTCACCATCGGCATCAAGATCGACCAGCCCGGTCTCGGCCTGAAGACCCCCGACGGCTCGTACTCGGGCTTCGACGTGGACGTCGCCAAGTACGTGGCCAAGGAGCTCGGCTACGACGAGAAGAACATCGAGTTCAAGGAGACGAAGAGCGCCGACCGCGAGACCGCGCTCTCCCGCGGCGACGTCGACTTCATCGCCGCCACCTACTCGATCACCGACGAGCGCAAGCAGAAGGTCGACTTCGCCGGCCCCTACCTGCTCGCCCACCAGGACCTGCTGATCCGCGCCGACGAGGACGTCAAGGACGGCGAGGACCTCAACGGCAAGAAGCTCTGCTCGGTCACCGGCTCGACCTCCGCGCAGAACGTCAAGAAGGACTTCGCCCCGAAGGCCCAGCTCAAGCAGGTCGGCACCTACTCCGAGTGCCTCGCCGCGCTGCAGAGCGGTGCCGTCGACGCCCTGACCACGGACGACTCGATCCTCGCGGGCTACGCCTCGCAGGACCAGTACAAGGGCAAGTTCAAGCTGGCCGGCCTCAAGCTGAGCAACGAGAACTACGGCATCGGCGTGAAGAAGGGCGACCAGGAGATGGTCGACAAGATCAACGCCGCCCTGGAGAAGATGGTCCAGGACAAGTCGTGGGACAAGGCTGTCCAGGCCAACTTCGGCCCGGCCAACTACCAGAACGAGCCCGCGCCGAAGATCGGCAACATCGTCCAGTGA
- a CDS encoding amino acid ABC transporter permease, whose translation MFDIFEGYDLLGAFWVTVKLTVFSGIGALVLGTVLAAMRVSPVPLMRGFATVYVNVVRNIPLTVIIVFCSLGLADIFGMTLGASDDFDELAFRLAVLGLAAYTAVFVCEAVRSGINTVPVGQAEAARAIGLSFTQVLRHIVLPQAFRSVIGPLTNVLIALTKNTTVASAIGVAEAALLMKEMIENEAQLLLISAVFALGFVILTLPTGLILGWVGKRMAVKR comes from the coding sequence GTGTTCGACATTTTTGAAGGCTACGACCTGCTCGGGGCGTTCTGGGTCACGGTGAAGCTCACCGTCTTCTCCGGGATCGGTGCCCTGGTCCTCGGGACCGTGCTGGCCGCGATGCGTGTCAGTCCCGTCCCGCTGATGCGCGGCTTCGCCACCGTCTACGTCAATGTGGTCCGGAACATTCCGCTGACCGTCATCATCGTCTTCTGCTCGCTCGGTCTCGCCGACATCTTCGGCATGACCCTGGGTGCGTCGGACGACTTCGACGAACTGGCGTTCCGGCTGGCCGTCCTCGGCCTGGCGGCCTACACCGCGGTCTTCGTCTGCGAGGCCGTGCGCTCGGGCATCAACACGGTGCCGGTGGGCCAGGCGGAGGCGGCGCGCGCGATCGGGCTGAGCTTCACCCAGGTCCTGAGGCACATCGTGCTTCCGCAGGCATTCCGCTCCGTGATCGGCCCGCTGACCAACGTGCTGATCGCCCTCACCAAGAACACCACGGTCGCGTCGGCCATCGGCGTGGCCGAGGCGGCTCTCCTGATGAAGGAGATGATCGAGAACGAGGCGCAGCTCCTGCTGATCTCGGCGGTGTTCGCCCTCGGGTTCGTGATCCTGACCCTGCCCACCGGTCTCATCCTCGGCTGGGTCGGCAAGCGCATGGCGGTGAAGCGATGA
- a CDS encoding amino acid ABC transporter permease yields MTSVLYDAPGPRAKRRNIFYTAAFVVLLALGLWWIFSVMSDKGQLEWSLWEPFVTAQAWTTYLLPGLGNTLKAAALSLVIALPLGAVFGIARMSDHRWVRVPAGVIVEFFRAIPVLLLMLFANEFYSAYTGVSTEVRPLYAVVTGLVLYNASVIAEIVRAGILSLPKGQSEAAKAIGLRKGQTMTSILLPQAVTAMLPALVSQLVVIVKDTTLGGALLAFPELLNARGTLAANYANVIPSFIIVAIIFIVLNLLLTTFASWLERRLRRAKRSSGAVLAADTAGAEEPVAEPGVKTDDGRGT; encoded by the coding sequence ATGACCTCCGTCCTCTACGACGCCCCCGGCCCCCGGGCCAAGCGGCGCAACATCTTCTACACCGCGGCCTTCGTCGTCCTGCTGGCGCTGGGCCTGTGGTGGATCTTCTCGGTGATGAGCGACAAGGGCCAGCTCGAGTGGTCCCTCTGGGAGCCGTTCGTCACCGCCCAGGCGTGGACCACCTATCTGCTGCCCGGTCTGGGGAACACGCTCAAGGCGGCGGCCCTCTCGCTGGTGATCGCCCTGCCGCTGGGCGCGGTCTTCGGCATCGCCCGCATGTCCGACCACCGCTGGGTGCGGGTGCCGGCCGGTGTGATCGTCGAGTTCTTCCGCGCGATCCCGGTCCTGCTGCTGATGCTGTTCGCGAACGAGTTCTACTCGGCCTACACGGGCGTGAGCACGGAGGTCCGCCCGCTGTACGCGGTGGTCACCGGTCTGGTGCTCTACAACGCCTCGGTCATCGCCGAGATCGTGCGGGCCGGCATCCTCTCGCTGCCGAAGGGGCAGTCGGAGGCGGCCAAGGCGATCGGTCTGCGCAAGGGCCAGACGATGACGAGCATCCTGCTGCCGCAGGCCGTGACCGCGATGCTGCCGGCCCTGGTCAGCCAGCTCGTCGTCATCGTGAAGGACACCACGCTCGGCGGCGCGCTGCTGGCCTTCCCCGAGCTGCTGAACGCCCGCGGGACGCTGGCCGCGAACTACGCCAACGTCATCCCGAGCTTCATCATCGTCGCGATCATCTTCATCGTCCTGAACCTGCTGCTCACGACCTTCGCCTCGTGGCTGGAGCGCCGCCTGCGGCGCGCCAAGCGCAGCAGCGGCGCGGTGCTCGCGGCGGACACCGCGGGCGCCGAGGAGCCGGTCGCCGAGCCCGGCGTCAAGACCGACGACGGACGCGGTACCTGA
- a CDS encoding FAD-dependent monooxygenase, translating to MDPVIVVGAGPAGLALALSLAAQDVPSVVLDETGGKDESRPARTVVLRADTAAAAERLGCATLRDEGVRWTGWRSMLRRQEMRRLPLGDAVTPAPLHVPQHALARGLREAVAAERLVKLVTDSRLDTLEQDRTGVTAHTRGPSGTWWRGSYLVGCDGARSTVRKLLGIRFPGRTAVERHAVAALRTELPWPGEALLHRRPPWLPGTEEVTARPLADGLWRLDWLLPPRGDLVTPESLVARVRDTLAGWCGETPAYELLDTGVHTIHHRLARRWRVDRTFLAGDAAHLLGALGTQGVDEGLRDVGNLAWKLAHAWHHGASSVLLDSYQDERRTAVAARLRAADQSLPILRSGGGLRTYLPGAARGHDAMLTDGHLGHGPLGAPPVHTHSPLAPEPTASWAPVATRTGAPVEDVRVTAPDGTTGTLRGRLGRGLLVVLVAPGTGVWDRRHWVSAGVMPRLATAVDGLPVRAELLVTEAYPGASAHTVLLVRPDGHLAAAFAGVRPGELHAAADAVRGGAPAADRAGRGARTADVD from the coding sequence GTGGACCCGGTGATCGTGGTCGGGGCGGGCCCCGCCGGGCTCGCTCTCGCCCTCTCCCTCGCCGCCCAGGACGTGCCGTCCGTGGTGCTCGACGAGACCGGCGGCAAGGACGAGTCCCGCCCGGCCCGCACCGTCGTCCTGCGCGCGGACACCGCGGCGGCGGCCGAACGCCTCGGCTGCGCCACGCTTCGTGACGAGGGAGTCCGCTGGACGGGCTGGCGTTCGATGCTGCGCCGCCAGGAGATGCGGCGGCTGCCCCTCGGCGACGCCGTCACGCCCGCCCCGCTGCACGTCCCCCAGCACGCCCTCGCCCGGGGCCTGCGGGAGGCCGTCGCGGCCGAGCGGCTGGTCAAGCTGGTCACCGACAGCCGCCTCGACACCCTGGAACAGGACCGCACCGGGGTCACCGCCCACACCCGCGGCCCGTCGGGGACCTGGTGGCGGGGCAGCTATCTGGTCGGCTGCGACGGGGCCCGGTCCACCGTGCGCAAGCTCCTCGGCATCCGCTTCCCCGGCCGCACCGCGGTCGAACGCCACGCGGTGGCCGCGCTGCGCACCGAACTGCCCTGGCCCGGGGAGGCGTTGCTGCACCGGCGGCCGCCGTGGCTGCCGGGCACGGAGGAGGTCACGGCCCGGCCGCTGGCGGACGGGCTGTGGCGTCTGGACTGGCTGCTGCCGCCCCGGGGGGACCTGGTCACCCCGGAGAGCCTGGTGGCCCGGGTGCGCGACACCCTCGCCGGCTGGTGCGGCGAGACGCCGGCGTACGAACTGCTCGACACCGGCGTGCACACCATCCACCACCGGCTGGCCAGGCGCTGGCGGGTGGACCGGACCTTCCTCGCCGGCGACGCCGCCCATCTGCTGGGCGCCCTCGGCACCCAGGGCGTCGACGAAGGACTCCGCGACGTCGGCAACCTGGCGTGGAAGCTGGCACACGCCTGGCACCACGGTGCGTCGTCCGTGCTGCTGGACAGCTACCAGGACGAGCGGCGCACGGCCGTCGCGGCGCGGCTGCGGGCCGCCGACCAGTCGCTGCCGATACTGCGCAGCGGAGGCGGGCTGCGGACCTATCTGCCGGGCGCGGCCCGGGGACACGACGCCATGCTCACCGACGGTCACCTCGGGCACGGGCCGCTCGGCGCACCGCCCGTCCACACCCACTCACCGCTCGCCCCGGAGCCCACGGCGAGCTGGGCGCCGGTGGCCACCCGGACCGGCGCGCCGGTCGAGGACGTGCGGGTGACGGCGCCGGACGGCACCACCGGCACCCTGCGCGGGCGGCTCGGCCGGGGGCTGCTCGTGGTGCTGGTCGCCCCCGGCACCGGGGTGTGGGACCGGCGGCACTGGGTCAGCGCGGGGGTGATGCCCCGGCTGGCGACGGCGGTGGACGGTCTTCCCGTACGGGCCGAACTGCTGGTGACCGAGGCCTATCCGGGCGCCTCCGCGCACACCGTGCTGCTCGTCCGGCCCGACGGGCATCTCGCGGCCGCGTTCGCCGGGGTCCGTCCCGGCGAACTGCACGCGGCCGCGGACGCCGTGCGCGGCGGCGCGCCCGCGGCGGACCGCGCCGGCCGGGGCGCCCGCACCGCGGACGTCGATTGA
- a CDS encoding putative leader peptide: MTDTYARLWRRVHMDLVRYAGCVCRPSC, from the coding sequence GTGACCGACACCTATGCGCGCCTGTGGCGGAGGGTCCATATGGACCTCGTCCGCTACGCGGGCTGCGTGTGTCGACCGTCCTGCTGA
- a CDS encoding cysteine dioxygenase family protein, giving the protein MSQPAQPLSPPAAPHADGEGASRSSGPSAAELLDFVRRAAADRELIASLPRDPEGRTWLRLDGPRGSEAWLIGWPPGTGTGWHDHAESLGAFATAEGELTEYSLAVRLPSSGWRSLELNEGVDRERRLPGGSARAFGAHHVHEVLNESATEHAVSVHAYYPPLPLMRRFSRSGAVLRLEQVERPEDWQ; this is encoded by the coding sequence GTGTCCCAGCCCGCCCAGCCGCTCTCCCCTCCCGCCGCTCCGCATGCGGACGGCGAGGGGGCGTCCCGCTCGTCCGGCCCCAGTGCGGCCGAACTCCTCGACTTCGTGCGCCGCGCCGCCGCCGACAGGGAACTGATCGCCTCGCTCCCCCGCGACCCCGAGGGGCGCACCTGGCTGCGGCTCGACGGTCCGCGGGGCAGCGAGGCATGGCTCATCGGCTGGCCGCCCGGCACGGGCACCGGCTGGCACGACCACGCCGAGTCGCTGGGCGCGTTCGCCACCGCTGAGGGCGAACTGACCGAGTACTCGCTCGCCGTCCGGCTGCCGTCGAGCGGCTGGCGCAGCCTGGAGCTGAACGAGGGCGTGGACCGGGAGCGGCGGCTGCCCGGCGGGAGCGCCCGCGCGTTCGGCGCCCACCATGTGCACGAGGTGCTCAACGAATCGGCTACCGAGCACGCCGTCTCCGTCCACGCGTACTATCCGCCGCTGCCGCTGATGCGGCGCTTCAGCCGGTCCGGCGCGGTGCTGCGGCTGGAGCAGGTGGAGCGCCCGGAGGACTGGCAGTGA
- a CDS encoding rhodanese-like domain-containing protein, producing the protein MAVSARPGIDALLERIREGFERVGPREAYEAAGDGALLVDIRYQALRERDGLIPGAVVVERNELEWRLDPTGSHRLAEVSGPGLRVVVICNEGYASSLAAESLHRLGLHRATDLTGGFQAWRAAGLPVAGWTPETGAPALPAVHREHSAPPATGTPGRD; encoded by the coding sequence CTGGCAGTGAGCGCGCGGCCGGGCATCGACGCACTGCTGGAGCGGATACGCGAGGGCTTCGAGCGGGTCGGTCCGCGCGAGGCGTACGAGGCGGCCGGGGACGGCGCGCTGCTGGTGGACATCCGCTACCAGGCGCTGCGGGAGCGCGACGGGCTGATCCCGGGCGCCGTGGTGGTGGAACGCAACGAGTTGGAGTGGCGGCTCGACCCGACGGGCAGCCACCGCCTGGCGGAGGTCTCGGGCCCGGGGCTGCGCGTCGTGGTGATCTGCAACGAGGGGTACGCCTCCTCGCTCGCCGCGGAGTCGCTGCACCGGCTCGGGCTGCACCGGGCGACGGACCTGACCGGCGGCTTCCAGGCGTGGCGCGCCGCGGGCCTGCCGGTCGCCGGCTGGACCCCGGAGACGGGCGCCCCCGCGCTGCCCGCCGTGCACCGCGAGCACTCGGCCCCGCCCGCCACGGGCACCCCCGGCCGGGACTGA
- the recX gene encoding recombination regulator RecX, with product MARRTPWPGDSADPSRAGQALPPQDPVERARAICLRLLTGTPRTRKQLADALHKREIPPEVAEEVLSRFEDVGLIDDAAFAGAWVESRHHGRGLARRALARELRTKGVDSSLIDEAVGRLDSDQEEETARELVARRLRSTRGLDRDRRIRRLAGMLARKGYPEGMSLRVVRRALEEEGEDVDDLEDTGF from the coding sequence ATGGCCCGGCGTACCCCATGGCCGGGCGACAGCGCCGACCCGTCGAGGGCCGGGCAGGCGCTGCCGCCGCAGGACCCGGTCGAGCGGGCGCGGGCGATCTGCCTGCGCCTGCTCACCGGGACCCCCCGCACCCGCAAGCAGCTCGCGGACGCCCTGCACAAGCGGGAGATCCCTCCGGAGGTCGCGGAGGAGGTCCTCTCCCGTTTCGAGGACGTGGGCCTGATCGACGACGCCGCCTTCGCCGGCGCGTGGGTCGAGTCCCGCCACCACGGGCGCGGACTCGCCCGGCGGGCGCTGGCACGCGAGCTGCGCACCAAGGGAGTCGACTCCTCCCTGATCGACGAGGCCGTGGGCCGGCTCGACTCCGACCAGGAGGAGGAGACGGCCCGGGAGCTGGTGGCACGCCGGCTCCGGTCCACCCGGGGCCTCGACCGGGACCGCCGGATACGGCGCCTGGCCGGGATGCTCGCCCGCAAGGGATACCCGGAGGGCATGTCCCTGCGCGTGGTGCGGCGCGCCCTGGAGGAAGAGGGCGAGGACGTGGACGACCTGGAGGACACCGGCTTCTGA